The Archangium lipolyticum genome includes a window with the following:
- a CDS encoding caspase family protein: MTKPPLHSLLLRLSAVLLLLLPARASAETVRLLVSIGANVGAPDDAVLSFADDDAERVRRLFIELGGVRTDRAYLLVDPTATAVRQRLAEVAGRIAELRSAGNDVVLVVYISSHARAGVLHLAGTGLPLAELRDTTRQIGARLAVVIVDACESGTLAQRKGGTAAPAYDVSLERLPLQGQVIISSSGPGESSEEWDSLKGSLFTHHLLTGLRGDADAEGDGKVSLSEAYAYAYRRTVAGSSSAGQHPAYAWDLSGTGELILTEPEVARSALIFPAAASGRFVVASQPRADVMAEVDKQSGRPLRLAVPPGRYLVRKRAGESTGLLEVELPYGGQRQIQEDKLVWRRFTEVALKGGYVALRNSALMGLARMESAPISGSGLRFAGGLGYRHTWGSWWALGTLTATGASYRGVALDITERAFGLGASGGYRWMQWALVPHLGLSVELTGMRQSLHRDDEEEIQENLGGAPLAPLHALGVAVGPVAGVELPLWGRSFALVQGQLLLRYLPSRRQPSVRAAGLVSAGAGWRF, translated from the coding sequence ATGACGAAACCTCCGCTGCATTCGTTGCTCCTCCGCCTATCGGCGGTGCTGCTCCTCCTGCTGCCCGCCCGCGCTTCGGCCGAGACGGTCCGCCTGCTGGTCTCCATCGGCGCCAACGTGGGTGCTCCAGATGACGCGGTGCTCAGCTTCGCGGACGATGACGCGGAGCGCGTCCGGCGGCTGTTCATCGAGCTGGGCGGTGTGCGCACCGATCGCGCCTACCTTCTCGTGGACCCGACGGCCACGGCCGTGCGCCAGCGGCTGGCGGAGGTCGCCGGCCGCATCGCCGAGCTCCGCTCCGCTGGCAACGACGTGGTCCTGGTGGTCTACATCTCCTCGCATGCCAGGGCCGGCGTGCTGCATCTGGCCGGTACCGGACTGCCACTCGCCGAGCTGCGCGACACCACCCGGCAGATCGGCGCGCGGCTGGCCGTGGTCATCGTGGACGCTTGCGAGAGCGGGACCCTGGCCCAGCGCAAGGGAGGCACCGCCGCGCCCGCCTATGACGTGTCGCTCGAGCGGCTACCGCTCCAGGGCCAGGTGATCATCTCCTCGAGCGGGCCGGGAGAGAGCTCCGAGGAATGGGACTCCCTCAAGGGCTCGCTCTTCACCCACCACCTGCTCACCGGCCTGCGAGGGGACGCGGACGCCGAGGGGGACGGCAAGGTGTCGCTCTCCGAAGCGTACGCCTATGCCTACCGGCGCACGGTGGCGGGCTCCAGCAGCGCGGGGCAACACCCGGCCTACGCCTGGGATTTGTCGGGCACGGGCGAGCTCATCCTCACCGAGCCCGAGGTCGCGCGCAGCGCACTCATCTTCCCGGCCGCGGCCTCCGGGCGCTTCGTGGTCGCGAGCCAACCACGAGCGGACGTGATGGCCGAGGTGGACAAGCAGTCCGGGCGACCTCTTCGGCTCGCGGTCCCCCCGGGCCGCTACCTCGTGCGCAAGCGCGCGGGGGAGAGCACCGGCCTCCTGGAGGTGGAGCTGCCCTATGGAGGCCAGCGCCAGATCCAGGAGGACAAGCTCGTCTGGCGGCGCTTCACGGAGGTGGCGTTGAAGGGCGGGTACGTGGCGCTGCGCAACTCCGCGCTGATGGGCCTGGCGCGGATGGAGAGCGCCCCCATAAGCGGTTCGGGCCTCCGCTTCGCGGGTGGGCTCGGCTATCGCCACACCTGGGGCTCGTGGTGGGCGCTGGGGACACTCACCGCAACCGGCGCGTCCTACCGGGGCGTGGCGCTCGACATCACCGAGCGAGCGTTCGGTCTCGGTGCCTCCGGTGGGTACCGCTGGATGCAGTGGGCGCTCGTGCCGCACCTGGGCCTTTCGGTGGAGCTCACCGGAATGCGGCAATCCCTGCACCGCGATGACGAGGAGGAGATCCAGGAGAACCTCGGTGGGGCCCCCCTCGCGCCGCTCCATGCGCTCGGTGTGGCCGTGGGGCCCGTGGCCGGAGTGGAGCTCCCCCTGTGGGGCCGATCCTTCGCGCTCGTCCAGGGTCAGCTGCTGTTGCGCTATCTCCCCTCTCGGCGGCAGCCTTCCGTGCGCGCCGCGGGGCTCGTCTCCGCGGGAGCCGGCTGGCGGTTCTGA